In Alligator mississippiensis isolate rAllMis1 unplaced genomic scaffold, rAllMis1 scaffold_182, whole genome shotgun sequence, the following proteins share a genomic window:
- the LOC132247636 gene encoding epithelial cell adhesion molecule-like: TSKCLLMKAEMAGMKHGRRDRPKHAFVDNDGIYDPDCEENGIFKARQCDNSSCWCVNTAGVRRTEKGDKDFKCTELVRTHWIIIETEHGSRGDVDVYSLERALRDLLKTRYMLDEKYIDYIEYKKPLVIIELKQNASQKSTRDVDIADVAYYFEKDVKDDTLFHGEKLSLSVNAEPLVFEKTLIYYVDEKPPEFSMKHLTNGVIAVIVVVVLAIVAGIIVLIVTNRRRGKYEKHEIKEMNEMHRELNA; this comes from the exons TGACCTCAAAATGTCTACTGATGAAGGCAGAAATGGCAGGCATGAAGCACGGTCGTCGTGACCGACCAAAACATGCATTTGTTGATAACGATGGCATTTAtgatcctgactgtgaagaaaaTGGTATATTCAAGGCCAGGCAGTGTGATAATTCCTCTTGCTGGTGTGTGAATACAGCTGGTGTAAGAAGAACTGAGAAGGGTGACAAAGACTTCAAATGCACCGAACTAGTCAGAACACA CTGGATCATCATTGAAACGGAACATGGGAGCAGAGGAGATGTTGATGTTTATTCTTTAGAGAG AGCCCTCAGAGACCTGCTGAAAACACGGTACATGTTGGATGAAAAATACATAGACTATATTGAG TACAAAAAGCCTCTTGTCATTATTGAACTGAAACAGAATGCTTCCCAAAAGTCTACTAGAGATGTGGACATAGCTGATGTTGCTTATTACTTTGAAAAAGAT GTCAAAGATGACACACTCTTTCATGGTGAGAAACTAAGCCTCAGCGTTAATGCAGAACCTCTAGTGTTTGAGAAAACTCTAATCTATTATGTTGATGAAAAGCCACCAGAATTTTCTATGAAACATCTGACTAATGGTGTCATTGCTGTCATTGTCGTGGTGGTACTAGCAATTGTTGCTGGAATTATTGTACTG ATTGTTACCAATAGAAGAAGAGGGAAATATGAGAAGCATGAG ATAAaggaaatgaatgaaatgcatagagAACTAAATGCGTAA